The sequence below is a genomic window from Anopheles cruzii chromosome 3, idAnoCruzAS_RS32_06, whole genome shotgun sequence.
CCAGCCTCTAGCGCCCCACTAACCGGCCATTTTCAAGTGGTTGCCATTCCGTTCGCAACGGTCGACGCGAACAGTTACTGCCGAAAGCTGCACTCGAAGCTGCTCCACGCGGCCAATCCGATTTTTGTGCTCGAAACAAGTGTCCCCCGACGGGTTTATCAGGTACTGCCGAGTGTCGCGACGACAATGGAACCGATTCGACCAACGACGGGCGCTCCGGATGACGCCGGAAACAAAGTTGACGACATTCCGGTTGACGATCTTGTGAATATGATACGCCAACAGTGAGCCAGTGAATTTCCAGGAGTTCTCCAAAACTGTGTGTTCCTCATCGAAGCTGTTTCGATTTTGTCCACAGAGAGGTAACGGTCGTGAGCCACCAGATTGTGGAAACCATCACGCTGGAAACGAACGATGGTCTGGTACGGTTGACGGTCGAGCGTCCCGGCAACTTAGGTTCGTAC
It includes:
- the LOC128269975 gene encoding uncharacterized protein LOC128269975, with product MLSFALLSALIGPPASSAPLTGHFQVVAIPFATVDANSYCRKLHSKLLHAANPIFVLETSVPRRVYQVLPSVATTMEPIRPTTGAPDDAGNKVDDIPVDDLVNMIRQQEVTVVSHQIVETITLETNDGLVRLTVERPGNLESSEIAARSGLGNDKLLLSLLGGGRQSKVRRIERVKNL